A genomic stretch from Frankiales bacterium includes:
- a CDS encoding YbhB/YbcL family Raf kinase inhibitor-like protein, with amino-acid sequence MSLERRVAVDPYDYLPPVPSFTVTSEDVATGEPLPMEHVHDSAGGANRSPQLSWSDVPDGTQSFVVTCFDPDAPTPSGFWHWCAVDLPGDTRSLARGAGASDADLPGGFHVRTDFGAAAYGGAAPPQGDMPHRYFFVVHAVDVPSLGVDASVSPTVVSFHLAFHTLGRATITPTFAH; translated from the coding sequence ATGAGCCTGGAACGCCGCGTCGCCGTCGATCCCTACGACTACCTGCCCCCCGTGCCGTCCTTCACCGTGACGAGCGAGGACGTCGCCACCGGCGAGCCCCTGCCGATGGAGCACGTCCACGACTCCGCCGGCGGCGCGAACCGCTCGCCCCAGCTGTCGTGGAGCGACGTGCCCGACGGCACGCAGAGCTTCGTGGTCACGTGCTTCGACCCGGACGCGCCCACGCCGTCCGGGTTCTGGCACTGGTGCGCGGTCGACCTCCCCGGCGACACCCGCTCGCTCGCGCGGGGCGCCGGCGCGTCGGACGCCGACCTGCCCGGCGGCTTCCACGTGCGCACCGACTTCGGCGCGGCGGCCTACGGCGGCGCGGCGCCGCCGCAGGGCGACATGCCGCACCGCTACTTCTTCGTGGTGCACGCCGTCGACGTGCCCAGCCTCGGCGTCGACGCGTCGGTCTCCCCGACCGTCGTCAGCTTCCACCTCGCGTTCCACACGCTGGGCCGGGCGACGATCACCCCGACGTTCGCGCACTGA